In Periplaneta americana isolate PAMFEO1 chromosome 4, P.americana_PAMFEO1_priV1, whole genome shotgun sequence, one DNA window encodes the following:
- the LOC138697546 gene encoding BTB/POZ domain-containing protein KCTD9, protein MKRVIVFRNGSEVDGKVILVTHSLEELLSSASSKFGIVAKRLFTPQGGEIDDLKLIRDDDILYVAESENFIPIGSSIRSTPCAANVTGSSVSSSSSTFVTANEDSVPVCSKINSEWVTLNVGGKYFTTSRSTLMTKEPMSMLARMFAEGDNGFIMTPSNVDKNGAYLIDRSPTYFEPILNYLRNGQLIFDNNVNPEGVLEEARFFGIESLIPQLESLIQSSQRSRDNVPLTRRDVVNALILTPYTAELRFQGVNLAGSDLSRLDLRYINFKYACLHGCRMVGANLSWCCLERADLSHAQLEGAQLLGVKMLCANLEGANLRGCNFEDPAGSRANMEGVNLKGANLEGSNMAGVNLRVATLKNANLQNCDLRAAVLAGADLENCDLSGSDLHEANLRGANLKDAAFELMLTPLHMSQTIR, encoded by the exons ATGAAGAGAGTTATTGTGTTTAGAAATGGATCAGAAGTTGATGGGAAG gtTATATTGGTTACTCATTCTCTCGAAGAGTTACTGTCGTCAGCCAGTAGCAAGTTCGGAATTGTTGCTAAACGGCTGTTCACGCCTCAGGGTGGTGAGATAGACGATTTGAAATTAATTCG GGATGATGACATTCTGTATGTAGCTGAAAGTGAGAATTTTATTCCAATTGGGTCATCGATTAGAAGTACcccttgtgcagcaaatgttaCCGGTAGCAGTGTTTCATCATCTTCTTCAACATTTGTAACTGCAAATGAAGACAGTGTCCCAGTATGTTCAAAAATAAATTCTGAATGGGTCACTTTAAATGTTGgcggaaaatattttacaacatcAAGAAGTACTTTAATGACTAAAGAACCGATGAGCATGTTAGCAAG aatgtttgcaGAGGGAGACAACGGCTTCATAATGACACCAAGTAATGTTGATAAAAATGGAGCATACCTCATTGACCGTAGCCCTACGTATTTTGAACCAATTTTGAATTACCTTCGAAATGGACAGCTAATttttgataacaatgttaatcctGAGG GAGTTCTGGAAGAAGCCAGATTCTTTGGGATCGAGTCTCTAATTCCACAGTTGGAATCGTTAATTCAGAGCAGTCAGCGCTCACGTGATAATGTTCCTCTGACAAGACGAGATGTGGTCAATGCCCTGATTTTAACTCCATACACGGCTGAACTAAGGTTTCAAGGAGTCAATCTTGCGGGCTCTGATCTTTCACGTCTAGATCTCCGCTATATTAATTTCAAG TATGCATGTCTTCATGGATGTCGAATGGTTGGAGCAAATCTTAGCTGGTGTTGCCTGGAGAGAGCTGATCTATCACACGCACAACTAGAGGGTGCACAACTTCTAGGAGTGAAAATGCTATGTGCGAATCTGGAAGGTGCAAATCTGAGAGGCTGCAACTTCGAAGATCCCGCAGGCAGTAGGGCTAATATGGAAG GTGTCAACTTGAAGGGTGCAAACTTAGAAGGTAGCAATATGGCTGGTGTGAACCTTCGTGTGGCTACACTCAAGAATGCTAATCTTCAGAACTGTGATTTGCGGGCAGCAGTGTTGGCAGGAGCTGACCTTGAG AATTGTGATTTGTCTGGAAGTGATTTACACGAAGCCAATTTACGTGGAGCAAATTTAAAAGATGCAGCATTTGAACTGATGTTAACTCCACTTCACATGTCTCAAACAATTCGTTAG